DNA sequence from the Excalfactoria chinensis isolate bCotChi1 chromosome 2, bCotChi1.hap2, whole genome shotgun sequence genome:
CTGCTAGGGCTGTGGCTGGTGCTGTGCGTGATGCGGGGCGGCAGCGCCCAGTACTCCCGCGGGGTGGGCCGGCCCGTCAGCTGGGGCCCGGCGACGGCCTGCAGCCCGCGTTGCCTTCACGGCGGGCTGTGCCTCGGCAACGGCACCTGCCTCTGCTCCAAGGGCTACGAGGGCGAGCTCTGCCAGCACGGTaacggcggggcggggggcgagGGGTAGGGCACGCGAGAGGTGAGATTGAGGAGCTGTAGGTCAGGTTTTTCCGCTTGGAGTTTGCCTAAGTGTTCTAAGCTTCTGCATTGGCTTATTTTTGTCGTTTTCTCTATGGGCGTGTAAACTTCCCTGAGCAAGGAAAGTTGCTTTTGAGGCTTTGACTGCCGTCTAAATGTGAGGAACGTGAACAGATGTTTCTAGGTGGGATTAATGGGACAGGTACTAAGGAAAAGCCAAAAACGGGTGCAGAAGGCTGGTTGCTGTCTGGATCCCATGCTTATTCAGACTGTGTCGTGCTCATAAAAACTCATATCCCAGGTGTTACCTGGCCAGCAGTCACTGGGATGTCCCACTGCCACGCTGGGAGGTATGAATCTGGGTTAGGATATGAAACTTGTTCTTGTGGGTGTGCACAGTGTGATCGAGTTCTGATCCATGTCTTGAAAAGTTAAACTTCGGAGCGCTGTGGCTAAAACTCAGTAACCAGGAAAAGCTGCCTTGTCTTATATCCCAAGTGAAGATGTGATGTAGTTGGTGTTGTATTCCATCTAGTTCTCAATGCACTTCGTCTGAAATGTAATTCTTTCAGACTTTGAAATGGGATGTGGGACAGGTGCAGCAAATAGCATCTGGTGTGTAGGCATGGTAGTGTGCTGTACTGATGATAATGTGCAGCgtgaatagggaaaaaaaagtctaatcTTTAAAATAGATGGTCTTCAAACTGTTATTTGAATTTTTGATTGCAAGGTGAATGAACCCAGTAAATACACACAAATCTTTGCTTAGTGCAGGTTTTGGAGTGATTTTAGACACGGAGTTGTATATAATGAATATAATGGAGGAAAAACATTGAGCAACAATTTTTGTGGGGCTTGCTCCAAGTGGGATTGCAGAGACAGGCAAGGCTGCATGTAGGTAGATGTTCTGGTGGAGATTCTACCTATGAGCAGTCCTTGGACCTCTGGACACAGGTATTGTAGAGTATTTCAGGTGCTTCTAGCATAACTTCTGTTCTAGTGAGCAGCTGCAGGTCAGGTTCTTTTCATTCACTGAGGATACAGTCAGGCTTGTTCGAGGAAGGCAAAGAATAATTGTGGATATTTTGGCAAAGGGTGAAACCAGCATAAGGAAAAGATGTGCAGTTTGTAGGCTGTGTATTTcaggatattttcttttcatcagaACTACAGTCCTATgttgaaatgctttctgaagtcTTATGGAGAGTCTTCAGTTCTGTCCTATGAATATATCTAAATACTTGGTGGTCCAAATGGGCACAGTTAGCCGATGAGTCCCAGCACTGCATAATACACAACACTGTCTTTTTAGGATCTCATTGTTATTCTCTTggtttctttcctgtttcacaCCAGCGATTCCTACTTGCTATGCCTTCTTCACGCTAGTGATACCAAATTTAACTGTTTGGTCTTCAGGGCAGAACAACTCTTTCTCTCTGTATGCAACTCCATAGTGATTCTCTGATACTGCTACCATGTTGGTTTTTGTGGGGGCAAAACCAAATACAATAAACCTGTGAAATAACACAGTAATAGGATTTTCCTTAAATTGGGTGCTCGTGTTTCCAGCGAACTTAAGTATCTGATAATAAAGCTACATAGTGCTGAATTGTTCTTTCATATGTCTGTGTCCTTTATTTGCATGCAGGCACTCATTCTATGGTTATTAATATGAAAAATTCTCTATTCCTCAACTGGATTTTGCCCTCACACTGCCACCAAGCAGTGGTTTTATTCAGTGGtcatcttttttctcccctctgttTCAGAATTCTCTCTCATCCAGGCTAAGGATAAGGCAGTGTGATGTAGAGGAGTCATCTCGCACCTGCAGTTAATTCAGAGGAGACTCTGAAACACATAGTGTCCTGGAATTTGGGTGTGAATGAACAACTGTTTTCTCAGAAAGCCAGTCTGATTGAGGAGTGATTTAGGACTAGAAAAAGGAGGGCTGTGTGTTCGGTGATTTATTTGCAGTCAGACTGGACTTCCCTTGAATCTGGCAAAATTGAGCTTATGCACAAGCCTTTTCTTCTTATCACCCCTTCTCTCCCCTGCTGTTTCTTGCCCTAAAATACCAAAAACCTCTATCACAGTCCAGCTgtattctttttactttttgatATGGCtcatattttctctctgttctgtcTACGATACAAATTCTTCCTTAGTTTTGAGGGCTTAAAAGCTTCAAAATGGTGCTCTCTGTGCGGGGATACCCTTTGCAACATGGGATGGCAGAGCAAACATAtcttaggaaatgagaagacaaACTGTGCATTTGGAGACTGAAAGTATACATATCTCTTATGTATTTTAGCATTAGCTTCAGTAAGTTTCACCGATGTTTATCTTTCTTACAGCAACATGTTATCCAAAATGCAAAAATGGTGGAGAGTGCCTGAGACCTGGAAAATGCCGATGTCCACCTGGCTATGGGGGCAGATACTGTCATAAGGGTGAGTAAAACAACAAGCGTTAGCATGGAAAAGATTAAAGTTTGAGAACAGATGAAATGTATTTGGGACTTCTCAAATCCAGACTTTAATGCACTTTGAAATGATGACCTTCATTCCCTAGACCTCTGGCTTTACTGTCAAAAAATGCTTGGCCTAAAGCATGGGTGTTCagccttttggcttgcctggacCGCATTCAGTGAGGAGAAATTGTCTTGAATCGTATATAAAATACATAGGtcgctctgaaaataatgccttgtatttatttccatggaaactacagtaGGTACAGAGAGCACAATCACACTGTTTGATAGggcagattctcagctacattGTCACCACCATTGgctgtgcatttttgttagTGATGAACAAAAGTCTGCATTcagtgctcataaaaatctgcaccagcaggtctgctgtcaccactgctgaaacacacaacccaccacctcactgcgctcacatccactgtttggctTCCATAAATCTTCAGCAAatgctgatgaatgtcagtagatgccattttttttcacGTGgcagaattcagtgacacacctttgcttcaaaTGCACTTCCATGTCGGACGCCATTTTGTtaggctgcccctctgctgtcatctgtcacataACAACAGATTTAAGGGAATACTGGAAGGTTCATCCCTACTGCCATATCACTGACATCCATCTCTGGTGTCAttggccaacataataaaacaggagacattacttttggagcagcctctATATGtaatatagttaatgtataTCAGtaagaaaacatatatatatatatatatatatatatatttctgtgattctgtgatatatatatatatttattttttttttttacattttttttacattttttttattgaaacataaagagagcaacaaaatcataaaactagtgggatacttgaccttgtttttgtgaaactaatgcatcagtcTGGTTCAATGGCAGAGGCtgcaattcttagtgagttctcaaggcgtttgtcagagatttttgatggaATTTTACTCTTactgtgcttcatccttgaagCAGTTGTTCACTAGCATATGTGCTGCCAAAATGCGATGACATGAATATTGTGAAGTGGGGGATATTTCTTTCTGGTAAGAGAGATCTTATTAAGGTCTCCTAAAAACCATTTTTGAGTCAAATATCTGACTGCATCTCAGTACACTCCATTTGAAAAATTGCAGGTAATGTAGttatgttgactgaaaatggagGTGCAACTACAGCAAAAAATTGCTGATCTTTTCAACAGTCTTAAACcctattctcaaattcctttgACAAAACTGCAAGCATGACTGCATAATTTTTGCTGTTTACAGGACCGTGTTTAGCTAATGTATCAAACTGCATAGAATTGTTTGCCATAACTTGAGCTGGCACTACACCCTCTCCATATCCCACTTTCAGCCCAGACAGTGCCAGTTGCACACCAgtgtttggttgttgctgagcaatggATGTGCACCTGGGCTGGGCTGCTTTGTGGGGAAGAAccactgccatgatggcatAGGGGACACGGGGTGGCCACTGGGTGGGCTGGGCCGTGTGAGTAGGACATGCCTGAACTAGAGGGTCTGTGTGCTTGCAGGATAATGGTGTGCAGTGTCTGTACTGAAATTTATCAGGAGAATCTGAGATAATTTTGACTCTTGCAAATATGGTGTTGATGTGCTGTGTGATATTCCATGTTTTAAAGGCTGTTCAGTGATATAGCAGACTTCCTGAATAATTAGGTGGTTTGAATAGATGGATATTTCTGCATTAGGTAGCTGAAACTATATTATAGTATCTGTAAGATGGCAATATTGAGGGCAACCTGCTAAAGATACACATAGCAAGGTATTGGTCATAGTGGAAGATAATAGAGGTGGGTAGTTACAAAGACCAATTTTTATGGTTTTGTGAAGCTTAGTAAATATATGTGTGGGTTGGAAAGGGCAATCCAGGAAAAACTGCTAAGTTAGGAACTTATCAGACTATTGATAAGTTCTGGCATGAAAGGAGAAGCAAACTTGAAACGGTTTGAGGGGAAACCTGTGTAGTAGGCAAGATATTCCTGAGagtgaaggagaagaaatcattgtttttctttcagcagaaaaatccTCTCTGAGATGTGAAGTATTGAGCAGACATTCTGACAGCTCATTGTAATAGTGAAGGATAGTTGTTTCTGTTCCGTAAAGTGAAGAAgttatttacatttacattcGTTCTCGTGAAAGGATGAATTTCATTGTACAGAACAGAGATTATGCCATGTTTCAAAGGCAATATTGCAGTCCACAGTTGATACTAATCATACATCTGGCATAAATAATGCTTAATGACTTAGGCCTTGAAGGCTttgatatagaatcatagaatcacagaattaccctggttggaaaagacctcagagatcatcaagtctgaccacagcctaaccatagtaccctaactctaacaaccctctgctaaatcatatccctgagcaccacatccaaatggtacttaaacacatacagggaCAGTGACTAAACCACCTCCCttgggagcctattccagtacttgactaccctttctgtaaagaagtgtttcctaacgtccaacctaaacttaccttggcacaacttgaagccatttcccctcgtcctgtcacttgtcaccagtgagaagagacttgccccgctctcactgtaagcacctttcagatactggaagggAGTGATaaggtttcccctcagcctccttttctccagactaaacagccccagctccctcagcctctcttgTGGTTGATTTtcaaagcccttcacaagcctcattgcaGAGAACGGAATAATTCTGAACAGAACAATTCTGAAATGAGGAGGTTTATTTAGTTGGCCTTTACTAAAGCACGACTTGACTGGGCTGTAGTCATAGTTCCATTCGTCAAAGTAATAATCCCCCTCACTTCTTCCTCTTGTTAAAAATGTAAGAACTGTAAGGAAATGAAATACGTGAATCCTTGACCACATAATACTGACTTATCAGCTGTGATTTGGCTAGATTGATAAGAATGCATGTCAGTAGTTGCTGTGATGTATCTACTCGACTGTTGGTTCACAGTTTTGGTGGGGGGAGGTGGCAGTAGAGCCACCATGATAATCATGTTTGTACTCTCGGGTTAAGTGGCCAAAAAACTCATGCTTAATTTTAACTATGTTTTGAGTTGGCACGTGCTGACATCCTTGCTAATTCCTAATGGAACTGTGcctttctgtaaataatcaAAACTGTAGTCTTTACAGATGTGATAAGTAGTTGATGATTTGCCAGCTCTGTACAGATAACTACTCAGTTACCTTTGCTGCTCCTGAATGTATTGTgcatgctgcttctctgcagtaaGCTGTGAAGGAGGCTGTCAAAACGGCGGTGAATGCATCTCTGTCAATGGGGTGGTGAAGTGCCTTTGTGCTTCTGGCTG
Encoded proteins:
- the LOC140248626 gene encoding uncharacterized protein, with translation MERRAGGSGGPLLLLGLWLVLCVMRGGSAQYSRGVGRPVSWGPATACSPRCLHGGLCLGNGTCLCSKGYEGELCQHATCYPKCKNGGECLRPGKCRCPPGYGGRYCHKVSCEGGCQNGGECISVNGVVKCLCASGWTGSRCQEAICPQGCRNNGACVAPGICSCPAGWVGGACHLAVCKLPCQHGGKCIAPNVCRCRLPYSGLQCSKKRKE